The following is a genomic window from Peromyscus maniculatus bairdii isolate BWxNUB_F1_BW_parent chromosome 22, HU_Pman_BW_mat_3.1, whole genome shotgun sequence.
CCTTGTCCATCCCCATCCTCCCAACTTCTGGGTGCTCTCGCTCCCTGGAGAGCCAACCCACGAAGTGTGCAGAAACTCTCTGCTCCTCCGGATCCGAGCAACCAGGGCGGGGCCTGGGAACGAGTCTGCGAGTGAGAGAAAGGCCTAGAAGGAAGGAGGGGCACAGAAGGTGACAGGTGAGGATGCAGATCTGACGACCTCACCTGAGTTCAAGTGCACGGCAGTGCCGTCCCCTGCCACTTCCCTGCCGCGCCTTCTTCAGTTTGGAGAAAGGCGAAGAGCTGCATCCCCTGGCAGTCCGGTAACTCCCCgtggttttgttcttttccaaATGATTAGATGGTTTGGATGTGTTTTACGCTCTTTCTCCCCgagtgcgcgtgtgcgtgcgtgcgtgcgtgcgtgcgtgtgtgtatgtgtttgtgtgtatgtgtgtgtgtttgtgtgtatgtgtgtgtgtttgtgtgtgtatgtgtgtttgtgtgtatgtgtgtgtttgtgtgtgtgtatgtgtgtatgtgtgtgtgtatgtgtgtgcgtgtgtatatgtgtgtttgtgtgtgtatgtgtgtttgtgtgtatatgtgtgtttgtgtgtatgtgtgtgtgtttgtgtgtatatgtgtgtgtttgtgtgtgtgtttgtgtgtatatgtgtttgtgtgtatgtgtgtgtgtttgtgtgtatgtgtgtgtgtttgtgtgtgcgtgtgtatatgtgtgtttgtgtgtgtatgtgtgtttgtgtgtatatgtgtgtttgtgtgtatgtgtgtgtgtgtgtttgtgtgtgcgtgtgtatatgtgtgtttgtgtgtgtatgtgtgtttgtgtgtatatgtgtgtttgtgtgtatatgtgtgtatgtgtgtttgtgtgtgtgtgtgtttgtgtttgtttgtgtgtgtgtgtgtgtgtgtgtgtgttttcagatgaCCATTTGACATAGCAAAGAGTGACAAGGAGTCAGCTATCACGTGGGGAAGGGAGAGCGTTAGATTGGGGTGGGCCCTGCTGCTTGGGAAATACATGAAGGTTGTCCGCCAGCCTGCCTGTAGGTTCTGAAGGCTGGGAGGCTTTGGTTTTACCTTGAAGTATCAAAGTCCAGCCCTACGTGGAAGTGTTCTGGGTCCCTGCCAATGGCAACACCCTAACCACACCCCACAAGCCTGGTCCTTCTGACAATAAACTTAGGGCTAGTGAAGGCCCACATCTTACCAGAACCATGAAACATagcatttatacatatacatatgaacattttttatatggtgtgtgtgtgtgtgtgtgtgtgttacttggagttgaactcagggcctaACACACACTGAACAAATGCTCTTTTGCTAAGCCATactctattttgagacagggtctcactaagttgcccagactggccttgaatgtgCCATCTACTTACCTCAGCCCCCTGAGcctctgggatcacaggcaggaGCCACTGCCCCAGGCTGACAGGCCGTTCCTACAGAGGAGATCTTCCTTGCATCACAGCCACTGATTCATACTGGTGGTCATCCTCACATCAGTCCCACTGCAGCCACGGTGTCCCTTACAGACTTGGGACTTACAGTGAGTGCCCTGGACAGCCACCTCGGCCTTTTTCCGTTCCCTGACGTCTCCTCCACAGCCccctctttctttattcttggtAGGTGGCCACACATCCTTGCGCCTTCAGTGCCACCTGGGCTGTGACCCACTGAAGGTGCTCTCATTTCGTATGTGACCTTGAGAAGTCTGGTTCTCTGCCTACACACTCCCTGTGGAGGGACAAATGTATGCACTGTGACAGCTCCAGAAACACACCTGGCAGGGGAGTGGGGACTTGAGCTCGGGTTTTTCAGGAATGAGACAGAAATGACACTTGTAAAAGATTAACGGCCCCTAGATGGGCTACTGAGGACGAGAGAAGGTTCTCTCCCACTGTGGGACGCTGCTGCCATCTAGTGGTAAGACTGAAGCCAACTGAGAGTATAAAAATCGTATTTTCTTCAGGGTCCATACAAATCTCACTCCTAAAATCCTGCTATTCAAAGGGCCACACCGGGTTGACAATCACAGGAAGACTGTCGTTAAgtgataaaaattaaagttaaaaaggaCTACTCGTTTATTCCTGCCATGCACTCGAGGGGCGTTCAGATAACAAGAGATGGCAGACTGGGGTGTACTGCAAACATAAACCAAGCACCCCAAAACAATGCTGTGGGGGAGGAGGTAGAGACGGCAGTGTGCACGGACTGGGTTTGCGCCCTGTGGTGCCAAGTCTCGGGGAGTTGTAGTGAGTGTGTTGGATGCTGTTTCCCTGGGCTGTTAGGGCCAGACTTCCTCACTTCAGTTCCAGGACCCTTTCTAGACAGTGTTCAGGGGCCCACAAGgtttgagagaggaaaggaaatgcaTGTTTCTTTTCATGAGCCTCAGACATGCTTAGTATATTCTTCCACTGTGAGCTAAGCCAAAAGCCCCGTGGGTCCTTCCGGAAAATTCAATCCTGCCTTAGTGTGGAGCAGGGCCGCGTGTCCATTCAAGTGTGAAAACACGAACGTGCTACGACTGTCTCCTGTGCCCGACTCCGCAAAGCGTCCAGGGTGAAAGAATCAGAGACGCTGCCTGGTGCTAAAAGCCGAGTGAAGCAAAAATAATGTGATTTTAGGAGGATTTTTTCACTTGACAGGACTCAAGAGTATTTatgagcagagagagatgattcTGTAGGAAGGTAAGCGAGCTGATTCGGTAAGCTAGACATCTCATCtctatgcacgcacgcacgcacgcacgcacgcacgcaaccCATGTTGTGCCGATGAGACTCTCTTGGTTACGCATGACCAAGTTGGCCAAAGCCAGAAAGGGGTAGTTCCTTAGGAGGCCGCTGGAATCCAAGGGAGAGTATAACCACTCTTGTCAGGGAGAGGGAGCGGGGTGGCTGAGGCCTCTTGCTAACAGGCGTGAGGACATGCTTCTCAGACTGCAACAAACACACATTACCAAGAATCTGTTACAAAGTGGATTCTGCCTCAGCCGATCTTGGGTGGCCTGACCTCCAGATCCATTGACTGCTCACACTGAGTACCAAGGGTAGAGTACTGCCATGCACGTTCCCACCCACACCTCCCTGCCACTGTGGCCTGGACTCCTTCAAGAAAAAATGTCCTGCCCTGGACTAACCCTAAGTCTGTGACTGTAAGTCAGGAGGGACAGGCCGGCAAACCCACTTTCCTGGAAGCAGGGGGCTTGCCAGCTGCGACACTAGACCTCCCCTTGTGGCTTCCCTGCCTCTGGTCCTGCTCTGGTTACCAAGGCATCTCCTTCCCACCCAGTGTCTTCCACAGTAATCCCAGGTGGGGTTGCTGACCCGTGACTGATGGGTTCCTAAACCCCCATTAGCCCATAGCCTACAGACGGACACCTTGGGGGCCAGGAGTGGCCCAgtcctgagttcggatccccagcccccatgtgaaaagctggatATCACTagacacctgtagtcccagtggTCAGAAGGTAGAAACAGGAGAAACTTGAGGCTCACCAACCAGTCTAGGCAGTAAGTTTCAGGTTCACCGAAGACTCTAAACAAGGTCTGAGTGTCTCCAGTCTGCTGAATGGTGGAACCCTTTTGTTGCCTTGGAAGAATTTCTTCAGGTGAGAAAATAAGTCTCTCCATTCTGTCATCTTGCTGCTACCATTAAAagatcatttttttcctctttattagaTGCTTATGAGTGCTTACCTGCATGTAAGGGCACTCCACGCATGCAGCGActgtggaggtcagcagagggatctggatccctggaactggacccATCTCTCCAATTcgttttggttttgttgagacagggtttttctgagagctagctctgtagaccaggctggcctcgaactcagagatccacccactcctgcttcccaagtgctgcgcCACCACAAACAGACACCATTTGTTTTATAACGTATCTTTATTGCTTTCTTAAACTTGTCCAAAACCCCCTGGCAGAATGGAATCTAAGGAAAAGCCAGCCGTTGAAGCAGCTGCCCCACATTCTCcggcgcgtgtgcgcgcgcacacacacacacacacacacacacacacacacacacacacacacacacacgtgcaggcCAACCCCAGGTGTCAATCCTTGGGAGcaccaccttgttttttgaggcagggtctcattggGATCCAGGGCTTGCCAATTACTCTGAGGCTGACTGGCTGGAGAGCTCCTGtgatccaccagtctctgcctccccagtgccagggtACCAACCACACACCACCAGTATTTTTGTGGGTGCCCAAGATCATGCCTGGGTCATCACACTTACAGGGTACATTTTACCAACTCACCTGTCTCCCAGCCCCAGTTCtcagattttaattttcttaattcctTTGTGGCTTCTTAATTCCCTTAGttatttttcagatgagaaaTTGAAAGTTAGAACCTCACAGGGAAGAGGCAGCTGGCCTGAATCCAAAACTCAGTTCATCCTCAATCCTTGCACCAGGCTGCCTCTCCTGGGCATGCCATCTCCATTCTGGAGATCAGGCCGTGTGATGTCCCTGGAGTGCTCACAGGCTGAGAGCTTTGCCTAGGAGATGTGAGCGGGCTGTGCAGAGTGACAATTCAGGCGGTGTTCCTAGTGTCCCATACCCTCTCCCATCAAGACAGGCAAGCAGACAGGACCATGGCGGTAACGTGAAGTATGAAAGGCCAGCCATTAAGGAAGGGCCCCTCCTCGCCTGCCTGACGGTCCAAGTCTATCTTTGAAGGCCCTTTTCCCCATCCCTGATGACTCCCTTCCCAGCTGCCAGACAGCAAGGTTCTTCCAGTCCAGAGGGGCAGCTGTGCATGGCGGCCAGTCACAGTCCAAAGGcctttgtggggggtggggtggggggagtggaggTGGGAGCGGAACCTTTGTCAACAGGCAGAACCAAGTGTGTCCTTTTCAGAATGCCAGAGAGCGCCTGACACTTGGACCTGGGACTGCTCCGATAACGTGATCTAACTGAAGAGGTCACCAGACTCAAGGGGAACGCCGCTGTCACCTGCCCTAGAGACACAGTTGGAATGTGGCCTGGCGAGCAGAGATTCAAAAGTGACTTCCTTCAGGATAAAAAAACATGCCAAAGGGGAAAGTGACTCTGGTCACTAAGAATCTGCTCTGCAGAGGAGAGATgctgcaggcgagggacgtcgagatcatgatgggaggacgtgcagggatgaccggccacactagtggaagcccatggatgtggactggtggctgtggagcccccatgggactggactaggccctctggatacagaagatggttgtttggctcgaactgtttcgGGGGCACCCAGGCATGGGGatcaggatccgtccctggtctatgggccgGCTTCcggaacccagtgcctgtggtgtgacaccttgcacagccttggtgcagtgtgaaggggcttggacctgcctaggctcagtgtgctgggctctgctgactccccatgggagacctcaatttgggggatgtggggatgcggggtggcttgggaaagagggctgggggatgggaggagggagggggtctgtggatagcatgaggagtgagtagaaaatttcttaataaagaaaaataaaatttttaaaaaatggaaaaaaagaatctgCTCTGCAAAAAGGAACAGGGTCCAGTCAACTATGTCCCAGCTCCTGGAAGAAAGGCAGGCATGTGTAAATGCTGTAGGGGAAAGACTGCGGACACAGAATCGGTGCTCCTGGAAGAAAGGCAGGCGTGTGTAAATGCTGTAGGGGAAAGACTGCGGACACAGAATCGGCTGCTCCTGGTTTTTCATCCATTTATTGTCAGATAGCCAGAGTTCATTAtataaatctttcaaaataatGAGATATTACAAGAATAGTTTACAAGTCAGCTCTGATTGCACAAATACTTGACACAGGAAACCGTCTTACAAATACTTAAGTTTTCTTACAAGAAtactttaataaagaaaataagtctCTATACGTCTTAAAGCAAATCTGATTGAGTTTCTTTTTCCGATCCTGCCATCATTCTGGATGATTCTCTTTTATAATGTGTCTATCACATCCCACAAAGCAAATTACACCATGTGCTGCTTCTCGTTCAGCTACTACTAAGATTCACAATGCTAAAGAGCTTTAGGCTTCCTTTTCTGATCTTCCCTGAAAGGAAACGAATTCTCGTATTCAGGCTCGAAgaggtaatttttaaaacattccttcAAAACTTGGATGAGCTTAATCACCATCCTGAGTGACTGATCTTTTAGGGTCTCACTCAGGCTAGACCAGCTGATAGTTTAACCCTGCAATGTCAAGCCAATAGTTCATACACCATGGAGGGAGCCCTGGAAGAAAGGATGAAATACAAGGAAAGGACCGCTCAAACAGTGGATATGATCAGAGAACACTCTCAACTTCAAGGTCTCTCCCAGGCTGGCTGCAGCAGTAGTTGTATAAAATACTGAAGAACTGAAAAAAGCTAATTCTTTAGGCCAGTGGTGTCTCATCTCCAAAATGCCAGTGGACACAGAATCTTAAGACTCTGCATCCGGCTGAACTCAATGGGTGACATTCTCTTTATGCTGTGGCTTTAATATACGCTAGCATATAGCCACTTGCCCAACGCAAGTGATGCTGTTCGCCAGGGGAACAGAATACTGACCACACTTGCCTGGAGACAGGACCCACTAGGGAAAACATGTCGCTTTCCCGTTTTCCCTCCACTGTTACTGAGCAGTATCCACTTGGCAGAGCAGACAGTCTTTACTTTTCAGGTAGCATGAATTAACATCAAGAAATTAGAGTGGCATTCGACAGTCAAGTTCCTGAGAGCTTGGGAATCACATCCAACACCCTTCGGAAGATTCTCACCCAGCACTAGTCCGACAGGTTGAAAGCACTTGGGGACGGAGGCCTGTCCCATTATTCACTCCCCTCTGGTATTCCTTCTGGCTTCCTCCCACCCCAGTGTACCAAACTGCCACAGACTCTTACCCAGGGGTGGTAGCAGTAGATGGGAATGAGTTGTGTGCATTACAGACACGCTCCATCACATTATCCAGGGTCACATCCGCATACCACTGAAGAGCCGGAGGCGTCTACTGCAGTGACTTGGCGAACTCGGCGTAGTCGATGTAGCCGTCGTTGTTCTTGTCGTCGTCCCTCAGGACGCCATCGATGATGTTCATCAGCTCATCTTCGCTCATGACTGGCGCCTGCTCACTCCCCTCCTGCGAGAAAGTGAGTGAGGTGACGAGGTGCAGAGTTACAGAGGTGCACTAGCAAATACCTAGAAGATCCACGCTCGACTTAGCTAGAAGCTTTTTCCGAGTAATTAACGTGTGGCCACTTCTAGGAGTGCAGACTCAAACCGTATGTACGTCAGCGccaattcataaaaataaatccacGTGAGAAACTCCAGGCCAGTTACAAGGAAGACGGAACCAAAACAGGTCCTTGctttttttgcttaaaaaatgACTGTTGACTTTCTTAGTTATGACAGTCATGTATGGCCGCGGTAGAAAGCCCGGTCTGGATTACGAAGAACTGTTTGTCAGAACCTAGGGCCCATATACCCATCCTAAGGAAAACTCTCACCACCTGAACCCTCTGCACAAGTCGCCTAAGAAAATGCAGACAGTGGCATGCTGACCTCAGGGTCAGGACAAGAGGAAGAAAACCCGCCAACGTTAGAGTGCACGCTCCCTGAAGAGCAACCGCTGTCCCGTCCTAAAACTGGGGCGGAGGGCTGCGCCAGCTGCAAAGCCGCGATTCTCACGTGGCCGGCTCTCCCTTGGCCACATCGGCCACATCTGTTTTCCACATCTCTGGCCGCCACGACCTCATGTGACAGGACCGCTGGACCCTAACTCCTCCCCAGGCACTAGTCTCCCCTCACTCACCATCCCTACCACACAGGATGCTCCCCAGACAGTGCTCCAGTGAAAACCCGCTCCTGCTCCCCACTGCCCAGAGCGAACCCCACACTGAGCTTGGGGTGGCCCTTCTCCCCCCTTCCTCTCCATGCCCAGCCCCCTGAGCAGAGGGGAAGACATCAAATCTGCAGGCACGAGATCTCGACGGCAATCCCCTCAGCTAGAAGAGGAGTAACAACAGTGTCTGCCCCTGCTCAGGGTGGCTATGGAGCCCGAGACATCTCTACTTCACAGTGCCATGGGACACCAGGGAGCTCCACACAACCTGACACGACCCCAGCTACTTCCTAAGCTTCTGCCCCTGGCCCCTGGAGTGGCCACTCTCCAGATGAAATGGCCTCTTTCCCATGCCTGCCTTCTCAGGCTGGACCCTCCAACTCCAGATGCAGCGGGAACGCCCAAGCCTTGGCCCAGCCTGGGCCTCCAGCTCGGCCTCTccggggaggtggggagaggcgGGCAGAAGCAGGGAGGCACTGCCCGGGGCGAGCAGAGCACCAGTCGCCAAGCCTGGGCACCGGTCTACCCAGACACGCCCTGACCTACCTCCTTATGGACATGAGTGATGGCTGTGGAGAGTTCTAAGCCGTCAAGCAAATTATTGCCGTCGTAATCATGCATTTTGAAATAGTGGAGCTGCAGTTCTTGAGGGGACATCTCGTTCTCTGGTTTGTCGATGACACCTTCTAGATGTTCCATGATATGCCTGGAAGCCAGCAATCAGAACATGCCAAAACCTTAAGAACGCTGAGAAGAAAAACTGTACCCAGAGCAGAGACAGACCACAGCCAAGGACACAACATCCAGCCAGGGCCACGAAGGGGCCAAACACACAGGCCACCTCTTCTGGGGGGACAGAGGTGCCTTCTCTTTACTGTCAGAATCTGCTTACAATACTCTTGAGCTACCCATttaaacagtaattttaaaaaaagactagaaCAGGGATgatgcacatgcttttaatcctactcaggaggcagaggcagacggatctctgtgagttcgaggcctgttctacacagcaagtgccagaccagccaaggctacatactgagaccccgtctcaaaataaTGGGTAAAGAAGTATAATGTGTGAAACTTACTTGCCAAGAAAGACTCAGTGTTTGAATATGTCACTAAAAAATCttgtcagctgggcggtggtgacgcacgcctttaattccagcacttgggaggcagaagcaggcggatctctgtgagttcgaggccagcctgggctacagagggagttccaggacaggcaccaaagctacatagagaaactctgtgtgtgtgtggggggggggggatcttgtCAGAATCAGGAAGCCATAATTAGAGTCTGGATTCTGCTATTACGTGtgttgggtggggggaggggtaaaAGAGGAAGACTAAATTCTGTCAACAATTCACTGCATTTGGGCTTCAGGAGCCTCCGCCTGTGAGATGATAAAGACAGACTACCTTATAACTAGAGTCCCAAGGGATAAGCACCACCCTTGAAAAATGTCCAGGAGCCCTATGAGTGGGCACGAAGGGCGCGAAGGTGGGGTGCCCTGTGGCTGTAGCCGCAGGTGAGGGGCCCAGACCCGGCCGGATGGAATACATACTCTTGGTCGTGCACTGTGTTCTTGTCCAAACCCACGCCGCCATGCTGGCTGCCGGCCCCGTGCTCATGGGCCCTGGCACCCGGGGCACGACAGGCCCagagcaggacacacaggaagggAGCTCTGAGCAGCCGCAGGGATGTCATGGTGACCGGTACCTGGGGGGAGGCAAACACAGAAGATGAAGGCAGAGCCCCAGAGCTCAGGTGCCTTCCAACAGCTGACGGACGGGACGTGCTCCTGGGAAACCTGCGAGGTGGCGGGCTGCAGACAAGAGCGCTTCAAACCAGCTCTGGCTCAGCTGGGGGgctggagctcagaggcagagccctTGCCCAGCAGGCACCGggttctgggttccattcccagtaccacagAAGAAGTCCAGCTCTGATAATGGCTCTCCTGCTTCCCATCACTCACGTGGACAGTAGAGGGCCACAGTGTTTCCTGAGGGGACGTCAGAGGGCTGAGCAGTCGGAGAGAGAGCCTGAAAGAGGATCCAAAGACTAGTCCTACCTGTAAGCCAACAGCCCACAGAGAGAAACGCTTCCAACTGGGGTACAGCAAAAGCAGAATAAGGGAGTCTCGGAACAGAGAAACCCTTCGGGAGTTTTGAAGCAATTTCCTTGAGTGAAGGAACACCGGAGAGGGCTGGCTGACGCCGTGATACTTCAGCTAggcctggacagacagacagacggacagacagcaGGCACACTGGGTCTAGGGGACAACGGCAGGCgagtgggaggaggagcaggaagggagtTGGGTCTCAGGGTAGGCAGCCAGAGCCGGGGCAGGGGGAAGGTGAACAGACTGCGCACGCGGAGCCAAGAGGCTGACATTTCCTGAGAACAAGGGGAGCAACCGACAGTTCTCGAGAGATGAGCTCACACACAGGCTGGCGGGGGTTGATGAAAAGGGATGGAGCGGGGCAGGACTGGAAGACAGACAGGACCATGGAAGCGGAGGGAAGCCATCAGGTTGGTCACAACAACCTCAAAGCAGTGATGTGGAAAAGGGGCCATCACCCCACCTGTCCACTTGCCAGGGTCCTGAGAGGGGCTCATGACTGAACATGGTGAGAGCATTGGAAAGGAAAGTTGGAGAGCGATTCAGATTGCATCCTAGGGACACTTGGAATTGAGGTCAACAAGACAATTCAGGCACCTGGCAAGCTCCCTGAAGACCATCTTAGGTCATACCTTAGGTAGGCCTTCATTAACTAGCGGGTGGCTCAGTGCAAAGTCCTGTCCTTCTGGGCTTAGACTGGAGACTCACctcaaaatggaagagaaagacagCTCAGGACCTCAAATACAGTCTGGCATTCTCACCTCAAAAGGCAGAGCCAATTCCACCATGACTAACAGTGGCAGGACCCCAAACCTTCAGCAGTAAAGACAAAGCATGATGTCCAGGTCCCCCCTCAACATTCTGTGAACTCAGAGCACCGCTCTCAAGCCATGCTGTCTCCTCCTTGTACCAGGGGCTGGGAAGCAGTGGCCCTGTGGTCCTTCACCCATCCTGAATGCTCTCAGGGAGGACCTGAGAGAGCATGCCATCCTATGACAGTCACAAAGATTTTCCCAACCTAATTTGCCCATCTCCTGTCCCTGTGAAGGGAGCAGCAACCACTGGGAAGAATAACTTTCAGGGTGCAAAGAGGCAGTATCCAGCCTGACTACTGTGCAGAGACATCATGTCTGTCACTCGgcctgagatttctttttttttttttttggtttttcgagacagggtttctctgtgtagctttgcgccttttcctggaactcacttggtagcccaggctggcctcgaactcacagagatccgcctgcctctgcctcccgagtgctgggattaaaggcgtgcgccgccgccgccgccgccgccgccgccgccgccgccgccgccgccgccgccgccgccactgcccggctcGGCCTGAGATTTCTAATACAGATTAAATAAAAAGGCAGGTGCCAAAGGTCTACCCATAATTCATTGTTGtaaagcatatatgcacacacagtaCACTGTTTTAACAAAGACTGTTAAATTATGACTCTTTTTACTTTTCTACTATTTCAAAGTGTCTACTAtaactgggcatagtggtacgCCCCTtcagccccagcacttgggaagcagcgGCAGATGAACCTcagtgaactggaggccagcacggtctgcacagtgagtgtgtgtggaggccggGTTGATTTCAGGTGCCTTCCATAACTGCTCTCTACTTTAtatactgaggcagggtctctcactgaagcctgACTCAGCTAGCGAGCTTCCTATCccccctagctctgcctcccaagcaccgAGATTATAGACGGCTGCCACATACACCTGGcatctatgtgggtgctgggtgttGGAATCCCAGTCCTCAAGCTGCAAGCAGTgtgcccactgggccatctccccagcctgcagCCAAGTTCTGACGTCAGTGTAACTGAGGGGAGACCTTCGAAGCTGTCTACAAGACAGATGGTTGGGTTGGGTGATCACTGAATCCATGGAGTCCTTTCCATTACCAACAGGGTTGGATCCAGTTGGGATGTGTATCTATGGGATGTTTTCTACTCACATAATACCAAAGAGTAACCGCGTCATTCATAAACACAGGAACTGTGAGCCCAGGTTATCCTTTCTTCAAGGGACACAGCATAAAAGCCAAGAACCACTGAGGACACTGCAGCAGGTTCCCCACCAGAAGGAAGAGCCCACAAGCAGTAGAAGGACAAGAGGTAAGGACTTGTCCAATTAAACTGCTCcgtcaaaagaaaaccaaacgcTCCACTCTGCCCAAAGAACAAGTTCATCGTGCGCACTCCCATTACTTAGTTCAAGGCCATGGGCACACGGCTTGGAAGAGAAGCCCCAAGAGTTAAGTTCCCAAGCTCGCTGGCCTTCAGGAAATTGTGGCCAAGCTAGAGAAAAATCCAGGTGAGGAGAGatagactgactgactgattctCCTTTCCAAAAGACAGGCAGATGCCCATGtgtggtgttgtggaatattagtttaagatgtattacatttctttatgctgtagaatatttgtttaatgatgcaaagatgtgttgcgttcttttatgttgcatttgttgaacacTGTAaagctttgcctgcctaaaacacctgatggtctaataaagagctcaatggccaatagcgaggcaggagagagaaacaggtggggctggagggcagagaaaataaataagagaaatctgGGGTAAAGGGAAAGaggtgagaaaaagagaagaggaggacacctgagaccagccacccagccagccacagagtaagaaggaaggaaagatatacagaataaagaaaagtaaaaacacagaggtAAAATGAagttaaagagaaacaagataatttaagttagaaaagctggctagaaacaagctaagctaaggccaggcattcataagtaagaataagtcttcgcatatttatttgggagctgagtggaaggcccccaaagagttaaataaacaaacaaaaacaaaaaagagggctggagagatggctcagaggttaagagcattggctgctcttccagaggacctgattcaattcccagcaaccacatggtggctcacaaccatctgtaatgagatccggcaccctcctctgtatacataataaataaataaatctttaaaaaaaaaaacaaaaacaacaacaacaacaaaaacccctacAGTATAGAGCCTTATTTTGCTGTATCTGCAGCCTTGGAAAGTTGACTATCCTATGTTCTCCTATAAACAGTTCATTTTTATAGGTTAGCACAACTACTTATATACTCTTGACCGAAGACTGTTCTGATCTTTTGGGGAAGATTGTCTTCAACGGAATGTCTAGCTTTGGGAAAGACCCATATATAGCAGTGAGGGAGGGAAAGGATATTGCTAAGCCCAAGAGATCCGCCCCACTAACCCAGACTCTCAGTGGGGTGACACTACCGCCAG
Proteins encoded in this region:
- the Mcfd2 gene encoding multiple coagulation factor deficiency protein 2; this encodes MTSLRLLRAPFLCVLLWACRAPGARAHEHGAGSQHGGVGLDKNTVHDQEHIMEHLEGVIDKPENEMSPQELQLHYFKMHDYDGNNLLDGLELSTAITHVHKEEGSEQAPVMSEDELMNIIDGVLRDDDKNNDGYIDYAEFAKSLQ